A genomic window from Alkalihalobacillus sp. AL-G includes:
- a CDS encoding carbohydrate ABC transporter permease codes for MVGDKGFKKFLVISLFLLPNFIGFIFFIGIPILASFGLSFTEWDLISNPSWVGFDNYIALIKDEEFRSALFHTIYFILGYLPLVMCGALTIALILNKKLKGRIFFRAAYFVPVITSWVAVSLIWKWLFNPTYGLINYGLSLIGISGPAWLHDPTWAMPAIILTSVWKDLGFVMVIYLAGLQGISPTYYEAAEIDGANGFQKFRHITLPLLSSTTFFVLVISLINSFQVFDQVMIMTEGGPAGSTSVLVERIYKHAFEYYEMGYASAISWVLFFIIFGVTLIQMRLQKRWVDHGN; via the coding sequence ATGGTCGGTGATAAAGGCTTTAAAAAGTTTTTAGTCATCTCATTGTTTCTGCTTCCGAACTTTATCGGGTTTATTTTCTTTATCGGTATTCCAATTTTGGCTTCATTCGGTTTGAGTTTTACAGAATGGGATTTGATTTCAAACCCCTCGTGGGTCGGATTTGACAATTATATTGCACTAATAAAGGATGAAGAATTCCGCTCTGCCTTATTCCATACGATTTACTTTATCCTTGGCTATTTACCATTAGTGATGTGCGGTGCGCTGACAATTGCCCTTATACTTAATAAGAAATTGAAGGGCCGGATTTTCTTTCGTGCTGCCTATTTTGTCCCAGTCATTACATCTTGGGTTGCCGTGTCACTCATTTGGAAATGGTTGTTTAACCCTACATATGGACTTATTAATTACGGGCTTTCTTTAATTGGCATTTCAGGACCCGCTTGGTTACACGACCCGACGTGGGCAATGCCAGCGATCATTTTAACGAGTGTATGGAAGGATCTAGGCTTCGTAATGGTCATCTATTTGGCTGGACTGCAAGGCATTTCACCTACATACTATGAAGCTGCTGAAATTGATGGAGCAAACGGATTCCAAAAGTTCCGTCATATTACACTACCATTGCTCAGTTCGACGACATTTTTTGTTCTTGTAATCTCTTTAATCAACTCGTTTCAAGTATTCGATCAAGTGATGATCATGACTGAAGGAGGGCCGGCTGGGTCAACCTCCGTCTTAGTAGAAAGAATCTATAAGCATGCATTTGAATATTACGAAATGGGCTATGCTTCAGCTATTTCTTGGGTCCTGTTTTTCATTATCTTCGGTGTAACCCTTATTCAAATGAGACTGCAAAAAAGGTGGGTTGATCATGGAAACTAG
- a CDS encoding ROK family protein encodes MTKLRIGNRALIKDMNRSTVINTIRKKGPISRTDISITTGLGLSTISKIIDELMNNELVNEIGAATSTGGRRPILIEFNQKSGYAVGVKIMEDHLVVALTDLDPTIIESIEIPFYTNDESTSVIDLIITSIKKILTQQKIDLDHLEGIGIAVSGLIDSKRGIVVRSSLLGWEEVDLSSPIHEAFRTPVFLDNDVNAYTYAEIEKGYGTVHNNFICISIGDGIGASIVIDRKLYKGEFGGAGEFGHSIIQLGGRQCHCGQKGCLEMYASNKGLEEEAATLIPEYPDSQLQNHRINIEEVLKAALESDELAKVLFSRLGDYLGVGLINAINSFNPGTIVLIGEGMVAEEYFVPQAIQRAKENFFYHARYDTNVVTSTLGNDAWVKGAAILAIDQLFQPPIYEQQ; translated from the coding sequence ATGACAAAATTACGAATAGGGAATCGAGCTTTAATCAAAGACATGAACCGGTCGACAGTAATTAACACCATACGGAAGAAAGGACCGATCAGTCGAACTGACATTTCCATTACAACCGGACTTGGGCTTTCTACCATTTCCAAAATCATAGATGAATTGATGAATAATGAATTGGTGAATGAAATAGGCGCAGCTACTTCAACTGGCGGGAGGAGACCTATTTTAATCGAATTCAATCAAAAAAGCGGCTATGCCGTCGGAGTCAAAATTATGGAAGACCACCTCGTAGTAGCACTTACAGACTTAGATCCCACCATTATCGAATCCATTGAAATTCCTTTTTATACAAATGATGAATCAACATCCGTTATCGACTTAATTATTACCAGCATCAAAAAGATACTTACACAACAAAAGATTGATCTTGATCATTTAGAAGGAATTGGAATTGCCGTTTCTGGATTGATTGATAGTAAACGAGGTATTGTTGTCAGGTCATCCTTATTAGGCTGGGAGGAAGTAGACCTCTCATCACCGATCCATGAAGCATTTCGGACACCTGTTTTTTTGGATAATGATGTCAACGCTTACACGTATGCTGAAATTGAAAAAGGATATGGTACAGTTCATAATAACTTTATTTGTATATCGATAGGTGATGGAATAGGAGCAAGCATCGTCATCGATCGGAAATTGTATAAGGGAGAATTTGGTGGAGCGGGTGAATTCGGGCATTCTATTATTCAATTAGGGGGAAGACAATGTCATTGTGGCCAAAAGGGCTGCCTAGAGATGTATGCTTCTAACAAAGGTTTAGAGGAGGAAGCAGCGACATTGATACCTGAATACCCAGATTCACAGCTTCAAAATCACCGAATTAACATTGAAGAGGTACTAAAGGCAGCGCTTGAAAGCGATGAGTTAGCGAAGGTTCTCTTTAGTAGACTAGGAGATTATTTAGGAGTCGGATTGATCAATGCAATCAATAGCTTTAACCCAGGGACGATTGTTCTGATCGGGGAAGGGATGGTTGCTGAAGAGTACTTTGTTCCTCAGGCGATCCAAAGAGCTAAAGAGAACTTCTTCTATCATGCACGCTATGATACCAATGTGGTTACCTCTACTTTAGGAAATGATGCATGGGTGAAAGGGGCTGCCATTCTCGCGATTGATCAATTATTTCAACCGCCGATTTACGAACAACAATAA
- a CDS encoding response regulator transcription factor has protein sequence MHIVIAEDQGMLRGAISRLLAMEDDIKIVGETDNGEEALQLIQKHKPDIALLDIEMPTLSGLEVAEKLKAAVSDCKVVIVTTFARSGYLQQAVKAGVQGYLLKDTPVSELAESLRKINAGRRVFSPHLTFSMMEETNPLTERESEILGRLKDGDSVKDISNKLFLSPGTVRNYISEVIQKLEAKNRIDAVTIAENKGWLKR, from the coding sequence ATGCATATTGTCATTGCAGAAGACCAAGGCATGCTTCGAGGCGCAATAAGTCGATTATTGGCGATGGAAGATGATATCAAGATTGTCGGAGAAACGGACAACGGTGAAGAAGCACTCCAGTTAATACAAAAACATAAACCGGACATCGCCCTTTTGGATATTGAAATGCCAACACTTAGTGGGCTGGAGGTAGCGGAAAAGTTAAAGGCGGCGGTAAGTGACTGCAAGGTTGTCATTGTCACAACCTTTGCTAGAAGCGGTTATCTTCAACAGGCAGTCAAAGCTGGTGTCCAAGGATATTTGTTAAAGGACACTCCTGTATCCGAGCTTGCCGAATCCCTTCGCAAGATCAACGCAGGGAGGCGCGTGTTCAGTCCTCATCTTACCTTCTCGATGATGGAAGAGACGAATCCACTCACCGAACGGGAATCCGAAATACTAGGCCGTTTAAAAGATGGTGATTCAGTAAAGGACATCAGTAATAAATTATTTTTGTCACCAGGGACGGTCCGCAATTACATTTCAGAAGTGATTCAGAAACTAGAAGCGAAAAACCGTATCGACGCTGTCACCATCGCTGAAAATAAAGGCTGGTTGAAACGTTAG
- a CDS encoding sensor histidine kinase, with the protein MNTWRSIKHPRVAMLLMLLILPSSYLFFMPIDLKYLLLFILLGASYYKSIVDVKLRLVYLVVQLFIVAVIGAFYTPWSLCLGFYPAIVTGMLESYRRITQMVITMTAFFAVAIYFFYEQTMNTWQPYWIPAVLLLNGIPYIARVFQRSWETSMKLQDANEEIARLVKNAERQRIARDLHDTLGHTLSMITVKSELVERLIPQYPDQALKEAREVQTISRSVLLQVRELVSDMQAIDIAEEVQNAREMLESAGIEFNYEKNKTIAAAPTIRFILGMCLRECITNVVKHSGANICTVSLHEESDEFVLFIQDDGIGMEKENTRHDQFGNGLLGMKERLLLIEGKLSYESSKTDGTKVTITVPKK; encoded by the coding sequence ATGAATACATGGCGTTCAATTAAACATCCGAGAGTAGCAATGCTATTGATGCTGTTAATCCTCCCGTCCAGTTATTTGTTTTTTATGCCAATAGATTTAAAGTATCTATTGTTGTTTATCCTTCTCGGGGCCAGCTACTACAAAAGTATTGTCGATGTTAAGCTCCGACTCGTATATCTTGTTGTTCAGTTATTTATTGTAGCTGTAATAGGAGCGTTCTATACACCCTGGAGCTTATGCTTAGGTTTTTATCCAGCTATCGTGACCGGGATGTTGGAATCCTATCGTCGCATTACACAAATGGTGATCACGATGACTGCCTTCTTTGCCGTTGCAATCTATTTCTTTTATGAGCAAACAATGAACACATGGCAGCCGTACTGGATTCCGGCAGTTCTCTTACTGAACGGGATTCCTTATATAGCCAGGGTGTTTCAACGCTCATGGGAAACGAGCATGAAACTTCAGGATGCCAATGAGGAGATCGCTCGACTTGTGAAAAATGCGGAACGACAACGTATAGCACGAGACTTACATGATACGTTAGGGCATACGTTATCGATGATCACTGTAAAAAGTGAGTTGGTAGAACGGCTCATTCCCCAATATCCCGATCAGGCTCTAAAAGAAGCACGCGAAGTTCAAACGATTTCACGATCCGTTCTACTTCAGGTCCGGGAGCTAGTCAGTGACATGCAAGCCATCGATATCGCGGAAGAAGTCCAAAATGCTAGAGAGATGCTTGAGTCTGCTGGCATTGAATTCAACTATGAAAAAAATAAAACGATCGCTGCAGCGCCGACCATTCGATTTATTCTCGGGATGTGTCTCCGTGAATGCATTACAAATGTAGTTAAGCACAGCGGTGCCAACATATGTACCGTAAGTCTCCATGAAGAATCGGATGAGTTTGTGCTTTTTATACAGGATGATGGAATCGGTATGGAAAAAGAGAATACGAGACATGATCAATTCGGAAACGGCTTATTAGGAATGAAGGAGCGTCTGTTGTTGATCGAGGGGAAGCTTAGCTATGAATCTAGTAAAACTGATGGAACAAAAGTGACGATTACCGTACCAAAAAAATAG
- a CDS encoding DUF3231 family protein, producing the protein MEVEKLTPAEISNLWNSYISNTMAQNVTKYFNANAQDEELHNILEYAEEISIIEVEKSKAFLEKAKQPLPQRFEESDVDINAPAICTDNFTLLIKYKLVQDAHIVYSLSLNTSTRKDLREFYQECLKNSAELYNRLADLMIKKGLQHPEVHIPTTNHIGKVSKQSYLAGWFADRRPINTMEISQLVHNLKSTEVHKTFLKIFSQITSSNELRKHFERGVEMFQKHLDIFQSVLTENDLPKLPTWESELTDTTVSPFSDRLMLYKMTLLTSAAAGRYGSALSSVQRKDLGTHFMRIMAETLQYGEDSLNLMIERGFMDQMPMAKETPSDPSST; encoded by the coding sequence ATGGAAGTTGAAAAATTAACACCTGCTGAGATTTCGAATTTGTGGAATTCCTATATTAGTAATACGATGGCTCAAAACGTCACCAAATATTTTAATGCAAATGCACAAGATGAAGAATTACATAACATCCTCGAATATGCAGAGGAAATATCGATAATCGAGGTTGAAAAGTCTAAGGCATTTTTAGAAAAAGCGAAACAGCCTCTTCCACAAAGGTTTGAAGAAAGTGATGTGGATATTAATGCCCCTGCAATTTGTACAGATAATTTCACTCTACTTATTAAGTATAAGTTAGTTCAAGATGCGCACATTGTTTATTCCTTGTCTTTAAATACTAGCACGCGTAAAGATCTGCGTGAGTTTTATCAAGAATGTCTTAAAAACTCGGCGGAACTTTACAACCGATTGGCAGATTTAATGATAAAAAAAGGGTTGCAACATCCTGAGGTTCATATTCCAACCACAAATCACATCGGAAAAGTCAGCAAACAAAGTTATTTGGCTGGGTGGTTTGCGGACCGTCGTCCAATAAACACAATGGAAATTAGTCAACTGGTACATAATTTGAAGTCGACAGAAGTCCATAAAACGTTTTTGAAAATCTTCAGTCAAATTACCTCATCCAACGAATTGAGGAAGCATTTTGAACGTGGAGTTGAAATGTTCCAAAAGCACTTGGATATTTTCCAGTCCGTCCTTACTGAAAATGACTTGCCCAAATTACCTACTTGGGAAAGTGAACTGACGGATACAACTGTATCTCCGTTTTCAGACCGATTAATGTTGTATAAAATGACATTATTAACCTCAGCAGCAGCTGGACGATACGGTAGCGCACTTTCAAGTGTACAGAGAAAGGATTTGGGCACTCATTTTATGCGTATAATGGCGGAAACTTTACAATACGGGGAAGACAGTTTAAATCTAATGATTGAACGTGGCTTTATGGATCAAATGCCAATGGCAAAAGAAACACCCTCAGACCCTTCCTCAACGTGA
- a CDS encoding response regulator transcription factor yields the protein MIRIVIAEDQRMLLGALGSLLDLEEDMEVVGKARNGEEALAMVKEHQPDICIMDIEMPLKSGLDAAEDLKDNPCKVIILTTFARTGYFERARKAEVSGYLLKDSPSEELANSIRVIMDGRQVYAPELVDIAYGNSNGNPLTEREKQVINLIAEGKNTKEIASELYLTNGTVRNYVSVILDKLDVSNRIEAISRFKEKGWFK from the coding sequence ATGATTCGAATTGTCATCGCCGAAGATCAACGAATGCTGTTGGGAGCTCTCGGGTCTTTACTTGACTTGGAAGAAGATATGGAAGTCGTCGGTAAAGCAAGGAACGGAGAAGAGGCATTGGCTATGGTGAAGGAGCACCAGCCCGATATCTGTATCATGGACATTGAAATGCCATTGAAAAGCGGACTTGATGCTGCCGAAGACTTAAAGGACAATCCTTGTAAAGTGATTATTTTAACAACCTTCGCCAGGACAGGGTATTTCGAACGTGCTCGGAAGGCTGAGGTAAGCGGTTATTTATTAAAAGACAGCCCGAGTGAGGAACTAGCGAATTCAATCCGTGTGATTATGGACGGTCGACAAGTTTATGCTCCTGAATTAGTTGATATTGCATATGGAAACAGTAATGGAAATCCACTGACTGAGCGTGAAAAACAGGTGATTAATTTGATTGCCGAGGGAAAGAATACGAAGGAAATTGCGAGCGAGCTCTACCTTACCAATGGGACTGTACGGAATTATGTTTCCGTCATCCTCGATAAACTCGATGTAAGCAACCGGATCGAAGCCATTTCCCGATTTAAGGAAAAGGGTTGGTTTAAATAA
- a CDS encoding sensor histidine kinase, with product MQNWYHIIPKNTGLSSYVWIIFCILPFYFIFRSSSTMEIVFGILMFLLFYASYRLSFISKSSSVYVWVSIEMAISIVMTLLFGYVYFALFLAFFIGNIQNKIGFLTLYVVHLLSTIATISIVFFWQSEMMLSQLPFIIISLIGVILLPFTMYNRIKHEKLEGQLEDANKRISRLMIIEERQRIARDLHDTLGQKLSLIGLKSDLAGKLMYKNPDSAKNEINDIHQTARTALKEVREMVSDMRGSKLKDEITHVQQMLDAAQMEFNFKGNPELTTTPLLVENVLCMCLKEAVTNVVKHSEASSCSVLIDQSPNEVLIKVHDNGIGISPKVDSLTRHGLRGMRERLEFVNGSLEIESSNGTILTIRVPNVIQQTEQGGLV from the coding sequence ATGCAGAATTGGTATCACATTATCCCGAAAAATACCGGGCTTAGCTCCTACGTATGGATTATATTTTGTATTCTGCCTTTCTATTTTATTTTTCGCTCATCATCAACAATGGAAATTGTTTTCGGCATATTGATGTTTTTGCTGTTCTATGCTTCATACCGGCTATCCTTTATTTCTAAAAGTTCGTCTGTCTATGTATGGGTGAGTATAGAAATGGCTATAAGCATTGTCATGACTTTGCTTTTCGGTTATGTATATTTTGCGCTTTTTTTAGCGTTTTTTATTGGAAACATTCAAAATAAAATCGGGTTTTTAACGTTATATGTAGTTCATCTTCTTAGCACTATTGCTACGATCAGTATCGTGTTTTTTTGGCAAAGTGAAATGATGCTTTCCCAATTACCGTTTATCATCATTAGTTTGATTGGTGTCATCCTATTGCCATTCACAATGTACAATCGAATCAAGCACGAAAAATTGGAAGGTCAATTAGAAGATGCAAATAAAAGGATTTCGCGGTTGATGATTATAGAAGAACGTCAGCGAATTGCACGTGACTTACATGATACTCTGGGACAAAAGCTCTCGCTCATTGGATTGAAAAGTGATTTGGCTGGGAAATTAATGTACAAGAATCCAGATTCAGCGAAAAACGAAATCAATGATATCCACCAAACGGCACGGACAGCATTAAAAGAAGTGAGAGAAATGGTTTCGGATATGAGGGGATCAAAACTGAAAGATGAAATTACCCATGTCCAGCAAATGTTAGATGCTGCTCAAATGGAATTCAATTTTAAAGGAAATCCAGAACTTACCACTACTCCTTTATTGGTTGAAAATGTGCTTTGCATGTGTTTGAAAGAAGCTGTAACGAATGTTGTCAAGCATAGCGAGGCATCATCCTGCAGTGTCTTAATTGATCAATCACCTAATGAAGTACTTATTAAAGTCCATGATAATGGAATTGGTATATCACCTAAAGTGGATTCCCTAACACGGCATGGACTACGGGGGATGAGAGAACGGCTGGAATTTGTGAATGGAAGTTTAGAGATTGAATCATCAAATGGAACGATACTAACTATTCGTGTACCTAATGTCATTCAACAAACGGAACAGGGGGGATTAGTATGA
- a CDS encoding fatty acid desaturase: MRKKLAELKKNVAPFEKSDTKSSINQLINTIPPFFLIWFLAYQSLSVSIWLTLALAVVAAGFVVRTFIIFHDCTHQSFFKNKKANRVIGTITGIITHFPFEKWKHSHTIHHATSSNLDKRGTGDVWVMTVDEYAAASFWGKLSYRLYRNPLVMFGLGPFYLYFISNRFNEKGARRKERLNTYLINFSLAAIYTLLIWTIGWQAFLIVQLPILFVSGSLGIWLFYVQHQFEDSYFETEEEWDYVKAAVDGSSYYKLPKLMQWLTGSIGFHHVHHLSPRVPNYNLEKAHESTPPLQKATTITFASSLQSIRFRLYDEKNKTFVSFKQVKNHLGKTKTRAQLKNIRPSLQEK, from the coding sequence ATGAGGAAAAAACTAGCAGAATTAAAAAAAAATGTAGCACCTTTCGAAAAATCTGATACCAAGTCAAGTATTAATCAGCTGATTAATACTATTCCGCCGTTCTTCTTGATTTGGTTCCTTGCATATCAAAGTCTGTCCGTTTCGATTTGGTTAACCCTGGCATTGGCAGTTGTAGCAGCAGGTTTCGTTGTCCGGACCTTTATCATCTTCCATGACTGCACGCACCAATCCTTTTTCAAAAACAAAAAAGCGAATCGAGTAATAGGTACCATTACCGGAATCATTACCCATTTTCCGTTTGAAAAATGGAAACATAGTCATACCATTCATCACGCAACAAGCAGTAACTTAGATAAACGTGGTACCGGAGATGTTTGGGTGATGACGGTTGATGAGTATGCTGCTGCTTCATTTTGGGGTAAATTGTCGTATCGCCTATATCGAAATCCATTAGTCATGTTTGGGTTAGGCCCATTCTATCTTTACTTTATTTCGAACCGTTTTAATGAAAAAGGGGCAAGAAGAAAAGAACGATTGAACACGTACTTGATCAATTTTTCGCTTGCCGCTATTTATACGCTTTTAATATGGACAATCGGTTGGCAGGCTTTTCTTATTGTTCAACTCCCGATTCTTTTCGTATCAGGATCACTCGGCATTTGGCTCTTTTATGTCCAGCATCAATTTGAGGATTCCTACTTCGAAACTGAGGAAGAGTGGGATTATGTAAAAGCTGCGGTAGATGGAAGTTCCTATTACAAACTCCCGAAGCTGATGCAATGGTTGACAGGGAGTATTGGATTCCATCACGTTCATCACTTGAGTCCTAGAGTACCGAATTATAATTTGGAAAAAGCACATGAATCGACACCGCCGTTACAAAAAGCAACGACAATTACATTTGCTTCTAGCTTACAATCCATACGTTTCCGTTTGTATGATGAAAAAAACAAGACATTTGTAAGCTTTAAACAAGTTAAAAATCATCTAGGTAAAACAAAAACCAGAGCACAACTGAAGAATATAAGACCAAGCCTTCAAGAAAAATAA
- a CDS encoding DUF1292 domain-containing protein, whose amino-acid sequence MVDGQERDYITVEDENGLEKQFSVEGLFDIEDQTYALLRSVEDIKDTIVMQVENEEDGQYLIGINDPDKKEMVLDAYEIAINANPAD is encoded by the coding sequence ATGGTCGATGGACAAGAGAGAGATTACATCACAGTTGAAGATGAGAATGGCTTAGAGAAACAGTTTTCGGTTGAGGGTTTATTCGATATAGAGGACCAAACCTACGCATTATTAAGATCTGTAGAAGATATAAAGGATACGATTGTGATGCAAGTGGAAAATGAGGAAGACGGACAGTACCTTATAGGCATAAATGACCCGGATAAAAAAGAAATGGTTCTTGATGCATACGAAATAGCCATCAATGCGAATCCAGCAGATTAA
- a CDS encoding P1 family peptidase codes for MYNQKRIRDYGVDIGKFETGQHNSITDVDGVTVGHVTLSDQNSQTGVTAIVPHQGNLFKEKLIASSHVINGFGKTMGTIQMNELGALETPIILTNTLSIGTAADALIEYMLEQNPEIGRTTGTVNPIIGECNDMLLNDVRARFVTEQHVFKALENASSEFMEGTVGAGTGMLCYSLKGGIGTASRLMKLEHGSYKMGVLVLANFGMLSDLMINGKPVGKELKDALLKSNEEKDRGSIMIIVGTDLLVSERQLNRIIKRTVTGLSRTGSNISNGSGDVVIGFSTAIKVPHEKPAQPLSIPTIHEEEIDTAFRAVGEATEEAVLNALVTATHVVGRDGNERPAFKDLLEIYNINLRIPL; via the coding sequence ATGTATAATCAAAAAAGGATTAGGGATTACGGGGTAGATATAGGGAAGTTTGAAACAGGACAACATAACTCGATCACAGATGTTGATGGGGTTACGGTTGGTCATGTAACGCTGAGTGATCAGAATAGTCAAACGGGGGTAACGGCGATTGTGCCTCATCAGGGAAACCTATTTAAGGAAAAACTGATCGCTTCAAGCCATGTGATCAATGGCTTTGGAAAAACGATGGGAACGATACAAATGAACGAGTTAGGCGCACTTGAGACGCCAATCATTCTAACGAACACGCTAAGCATCGGAACCGCTGCTGATGCCTTGATCGAATACATGCTCGAACAGAATCCGGAGATAGGACGGACGACTGGAACGGTGAATCCGATCATCGGTGAATGCAACGATATGCTGCTAAATGACGTTCGTGCAAGGTTTGTTACTGAGCAACATGTTTTCAAAGCGTTGGAGAATGCTTCCTCCGAATTTATGGAAGGAACGGTTGGCGCAGGTACGGGAATGCTTTGCTACTCACTGAAAGGTGGAATTGGAACCGCATCCAGGCTTATGAAACTCGAACATGGGTCTTATAAGATGGGTGTATTAGTGTTGGCAAATTTCGGAATGCTAAGCGATTTGATGATAAATGGCAAACCGGTGGGCAAAGAGCTGAAGGATGCACTATTGAAGTCTAATGAGGAAAAAGATAGAGGCTCAATCATGATCATTGTCGGAACAGACCTTCTCGTTTCCGAAAGACAGCTGAACCGTATCATCAAACGTACCGTGACAGGCTTATCACGGACTGGCTCCAACATTTCAAATGGAAGCGGCGATGTCGTCATTGGCTTCTCGACCGCAATAAAAGTCCCTCACGAGAAACCAGCCCAGCCCCTTTCCATCCCGACCATCCATGAAGAGGAAATCGATACAGCATTCAGGGCAGTTGGTGAAGCGACTGAAGAAGCTGTATTAAACGCATTAGTAACAGCCACACACGTTGTTGGAAGAGACGGAAATGAACGACCTGCTTTCAAAGATTTATTGGAAATATACAACATCAACCTTCGTATACCTCTTTAA
- a CDS encoding SRPBCC domain-containing protein: MSENKVTNNITTNVEGRVLVLERVFDAPRDLVFKAFSESEHLARWWGPKGWETENRTFDFKPNGVWHYCMECTDRNQGEFYGQKSWGKAVYQEIIEPEKIVYTDVFSDEEGKVAEGMPEMLITMTFVEHEGKTKLTTRTQFASEENLQQVMDMGVVQGISSQYERLDEQLQEMQ; the protein is encoded by the coding sequence ATGTCTGAAAACAAAGTAACAAACAACATCACAACGAACGTCGAGGGTCGGGTTCTTGTCCTGGAGCGTGTTTTCGACGCACCGCGGGACCTAGTGTTCAAAGCATTTTCGGAATCAGAGCACTTAGCTCGATGGTGGGGACCAAAAGGATGGGAAACTGAAAATCGCACGTTTGATTTTAAGCCTAACGGTGTTTGGCATTATTGCATGGAGTGTACAGATAGAAACCAAGGGGAATTTTATGGCCAAAAATCTTGGGGAAAAGCGGTCTATCAAGAAATTATCGAACCGGAGAAGATTGTCTACACCGATGTGTTTTCAGATGAAGAAGGTAAAGTGGCTGAAGGTATGCCAGAGATGTTGATAACGATGACGTTTGTTGAACACGAAGGGAAGACGAAACTGACTACGCGTACCCAATTCGCGTCAGAAGAAAATCTTCAGCAAGTAATGGATATGGGTGTCGTCCAAGGGATCTCTTCACAATATGAACGTCTTGATGAACAACTGCAAGAAATGCAGTAG